The following coding sequences lie in one Spirosoma sp. KUDC1026 genomic window:
- the purB gene encoding adenylosuccinate lyase has protein sequence MTLSALTAISPIDGRYRRQVEVLAPYFSELGLIRYRVRIETEYFIALCEWPIPQLAGVEKSQFAVLRALYENFTEADAERIKEIEKTTNHDVKAVEYFIKEKLVNSPVEPFLEFVHFGLTSQDINNTAIPLLLSEALNTEIVPLYRKVFIRLQELARQWENVPMLARTHGQPASPTRLGKELDVFIERIEKQLLLLTEIPTAAKFGGATGNFNAHAVAYPNEDWKKFGDQFVESLGMVRSQFTTQIEHYDMLAATLDAFKRLNTILIDLDRDVWTYVSMNYFKQKLKAGEVGSSAMPHKVNPIDFENSEGNLGIANALFEHLSGKLPISRLQRDLTDSTVLRSIGVPFAHSFIALISLLKGLGKLELNQAAINADLEDNWAVVAEGIQTVLRRESYPQPYEALKALTRTNDKITADTIRHFINELNVSDSVKNELRAITPFTYTGI, from the coding sequence ATGACATTATCGGCACTAACGGCAATTTCTCCCATCGACGGACGCTACCGGCGTCAAGTGGAGGTGTTGGCTCCTTATTTTTCGGAACTTGGTCTAATTCGGTACCGCGTTCGGATCGAGACCGAATACTTCATCGCCCTCTGCGAGTGGCCAATTCCTCAACTGGCGGGGGTAGAGAAGTCGCAGTTCGCGGTGCTGCGGGCGCTGTACGAAAACTTTACGGAAGCCGACGCCGAACGGATTAAGGAAATCGAGAAAACAACGAATCACGATGTAAAAGCTGTCGAATATTTCATCAAGGAAAAACTCGTCAACTCACCGGTTGAGCCGTTCCTGGAGTTTGTTCACTTCGGTCTGACGTCGCAGGATATCAATAATACCGCTATTCCGCTGCTACTCAGCGAAGCGCTCAATACCGAAATTGTACCGCTGTACCGCAAAGTGTTTATTCGCCTACAGGAGCTGGCTCGTCAGTGGGAAAACGTACCGATGCTGGCCCGCACGCACGGTCAGCCCGCTTCGCCAACTCGTCTGGGAAAAGAACTGGATGTGTTTATTGAACGTATCGAGAAGCAATTGCTCCTCCTGACGGAGATTCCAACGGCGGCTAAGTTTGGCGGAGCAACCGGAAATTTCAACGCGCACGCGGTGGCCTATCCCAACGAGGACTGGAAGAAATTCGGCGATCAGTTTGTTGAGAGCCTGGGTATGGTACGTAGTCAGTTTACGACCCAAATTGAGCATTATGACATGCTGGCGGCTACGCTGGATGCGTTCAAACGACTGAACACCATTCTGATTGACCTCGACCGCGACGTCTGGACGTATGTGTCCATGAACTACTTCAAACAGAAGTTGAAAGCGGGCGAAGTTGGCTCGTCGGCCATGCCGCATAAGGTGAACCCGATTGACTTTGAGAATTCGGAAGGAAATCTGGGTATTGCCAACGCCCTGTTCGAGCACTTGTCCGGAAAACTGCCTATTTCACGGCTTCAGCGCGACCTGACCGATTCGACCGTATTACGTAGCATCGGTGTTCCATTTGCCCACTCATTTATTGCCTTGATCTCATTGCTGAAAGGACTGGGCAAACTGGAGCTGAATCAGGCGGCTATCAATGCGGATCTCGAAGATAACTGGGCGGTTGTGGCCGAAGGGATTCAAACGGTTCTTCGTCGGGAAAGCTATCCGCAACCCTACGAAGCGCTTAAAGCGCTGACCCGCACGAACGATAAAATTACGGCCGACACCATCCGTCATTTTATCAACGAACTGAACGTATCGGATTCGGTTAAAAACGAACTGCGGGCCATTACGCCGTTTACCTATACTGGTATTTGA
- the proC gene encoding pyrroline-5-carboxylate reductase translates to MKIAIVGCGNMGMAFAKSFLQYDLVKKEDLLLIEKSGDRSSTLRNEKAGVVVDTIGPRVGETDLIILSVKPQDFNSVHGALRAIIKPQQLVLSIMAGIPMAQIQEKLDHPLVVRAMPNTPAMLGMGITGFTAAKEIDPGSLRRVENLINATGRSIFLEDETMLDAVTALSGSGPAYFYYVVKAMIEAGKQMGFTDSVATILVKQTMLGSYHLINNADKSLDELIKAVASKGGTTEAALRSFEEGGLDDTLIAGIRAAQMRSTELSKS, encoded by the coding sequence ATGAAAATCGCTATTGTTGGCTGCGGGAATATGGGCATGGCGTTCGCCAAGTCGTTTCTGCAGTATGATCTGGTAAAAAAAGAAGATTTACTGCTCATTGAGAAGAGCGGAGACCGGTCTAGCACACTTCGCAATGAAAAAGCTGGCGTAGTGGTTGATACCATCGGCCCGCGAGTTGGTGAAACCGACTTGATCATTCTTTCTGTTAAACCCCAGGATTTCAATAGCGTTCACGGGGCACTCCGTGCTATTATCAAGCCGCAGCAATTGGTTCTGTCTATTATGGCAGGGATTCCGATGGCGCAGATTCAGGAGAAGTTGGATCACCCACTTGTGGTACGCGCTATGCCCAACACACCCGCTATGCTCGGGATGGGCATCACGGGGTTTACGGCGGCCAAAGAGATTGATCCGGGTAGCCTGCGTCGGGTAGAAAATCTGATCAATGCTACCGGTCGTTCTATCTTTCTGGAAGACGAAACTATGCTCGATGCCGTTACAGCGCTGAGCGGCAGCGGTCCTGCCTATTTCTACTACGTGGTGAAGGCGATGATTGAAGCCGGTAAGCAAATGGGTTTCACCGATTCAGTAGCGACCATTCTGGTGAAGCAGACGATGCTGGGTTCTTATCACCTGATCAACAACGCTGATAAATCGTTGGATGAACTGATTAAAGCGGTAGCTTCCAAAGGCGGAACTACCGAAGCCGCTCTTCGATCCTTCGAGGAAGGAGGCTTAGATGATACGCTGATCGCCGGCATCAGGGCCGCCCAGATGCGGTCAACGGAGCTGTCAAAATCTTAA
- a CDS encoding dipeptidase codes for MTTYFDANKQRFLDELLELLRIPSVSADSAFKNDVRRAAEFVKDKLAAAGLDKAQLFETAGHPVVYAEKIVDPSRPTVLVYGHYDVQPADPYELWKTPPFEPTIRNERIYARGACDDKGQFYMHIKAIEMMVATDGLPCNVKVMIEGEEEVGSDHLGTFVAENREMLKADVILISDTSIISNETPSLETGLRGLSYVEVEVTGANRDLHSGVYGGGVANPINVLCGMIASLHDDQGRITIPEFYKDVVDLSEDERAELAKAPFSLDEYKADLEINDVAGEAGYSTNERTSIRPTLDVNGIWGGYTGEGAKTVLPSKAYAKISMRLVPNQTPDEITELFTKHFKSIAPAGVTVEVRPHHGGLPYVTPVDSIEFEAASKAFEDAWGKKPIPTRGGGSIPIVALFEQELGVKSILMGFGLDSDALHSPNESYGLFNFYKGIETIPYFYKNYAALKQ; via the coding sequence ATGACGACTTACTTTGACGCCAATAAGCAGCGGTTTCTCGACGAACTGCTGGAGCTTTTACGAATCCCCTCGGTATCGGCTGATTCTGCTTTCAAAAACGACGTTCGCCGGGCGGCTGAATTTGTAAAAGATAAACTGGCCGCGGCTGGCTTGGATAAGGCCCAGTTGTTTGAAACGGCTGGTCATCCGGTGGTTTACGCCGAAAAAATTGTTGACCCGTCCCGCCCAACTGTGTTGGTATATGGCCACTACGATGTACAGCCTGCCGATCCGTACGAACTCTGGAAAACTCCTCCTTTTGAGCCAACGATCCGAAACGAGCGCATTTACGCACGGGGGGCCTGCGACGACAAAGGACAGTTCTACATGCACATCAAAGCTATCGAAATGATGGTGGCTACCGACGGGCTTCCCTGTAACGTAAAGGTGATGATCGAAGGTGAAGAAGAAGTGGGCTCCGATCATCTGGGTACGTTCGTAGCTGAAAATCGGGAGATGCTGAAAGCTGATGTTATTCTGATTTCGGATACGAGTATCATCTCCAACGAAACGCCTTCGCTGGAAACGGGTCTTCGGGGACTCTCTTACGTTGAGGTTGAAGTAACCGGTGCCAATCGCGATCTGCACTCGGGAGTATACGGTGGTGGAGTCGCTAACCCAATCAACGTACTGTGCGGCATGATTGCATCGCTCCACGACGATCAGGGACGTATTACCATTCCCGAATTCTATAAGGATGTTGTTGATCTGAGCGAGGACGAGCGGGCTGAGCTGGCAAAAGCGCCTTTCAGCCTGGATGAGTACAAAGCCGACCTGGAAATTAACGACGTAGCAGGTGAGGCCGGGTACTCGACCAACGAGCGGACGTCTATCCGGCCGACGCTGGATGTAAACGGTATCTGGGGTGGTTATACGGGCGAAGGTGCAAAAACGGTTCTTCCGTCGAAAGCATACGCTAAAATCAGTATGCGCCTGGTGCCGAACCAAACGCCCGACGAGATCACAGAACTGTTCACCAAACATTTTAAATCAATCGCGCCCGCGGGCGTAACCGTTGAAGTTCGGCCGCATCACGGTGGTCTGCCCTACGTAACACCGGTTGATTCAATTGAATTTGAAGCGGCCAGTAAAGCGTTTGAGGATGCCTGGGGGAAAAAGCCGATCCCAACGCGGGGGGGCGGCAGTATTCCAATCGTTGCTCTGTTCGAACAGGAATTAGGTGTAAAATCAATCCTGATGGGCTTTGGTCTGGACAGTGATGCGCTGCATTCGCCCAACGAGAGTTACGGACTCTTTAATTTCTACAAGGGTATCGAAACGATCCCTTACTTCTATAAAAACTACGCAGCACTAAAGCAATAA
- the gatB gene encoding Asp-tRNA(Asn)/Glu-tRNA(Gln) amidotransferase subunit GatB yields the protein MVADATVSPAALAKYEAVIGLEVHCQLLTDSKIFAADVNAFGAAPNTNISVITLGHPGTLPKLNRKAVEYAVRMGLACGSEITRHNVFARKNYFYPDLPKGYQLSQDKGPICVGGSVPIQAKDPETGQLYQTTIQLHHIHLEEDAGKSIHDGDEWATQLDYNRAGTPLIEMVTDPCIKTADEAGQYLTEVRRLVRYLDICDGNMEEGSLRCDVNVSIRPKGATHLGTKVEVKNLNSIRNVMRAVDSEFQRQVALTESNGRIIQETRTFDAATGLSYGMREKETMNDYRYFPDPDLTPVTISDAWLADIEAAMPMLPAARFKKFTEQYGLPEYDAALLTDSKELAEYYEAVCENTTSFKIASNWIMGPVKSQLNEKALRDRQFPVSAHRLAELVNLIDAGTVSQSAAQQVFSLMIDQPNVAPADLANAHGLVQNRNTDTLQTLVEEVLAAWPDKVIQYKKGKKNLLGMFVGEVMKKSKGSADPKLVNELLTKTLQSA from the coding sequence ATGGTAGCCGACGCCACCGTTTCACCAGCCGCACTGGCCAAGTACGAAGCCGTTATCGGGCTGGAGGTACATTGTCAATTACTCACCGACAGCAAAATATTCGCTGCCGACGTCAATGCCTTCGGAGCCGCTCCCAATACCAACATCAGCGTTATCACCTTGGGCCATCCCGGTACGTTGCCCAAGCTCAACCGCAAAGCTGTTGAGTATGCCGTACGCATGGGGCTGGCCTGTGGCAGTGAGATCACGCGGCATAACGTCTTTGCCCGGAAGAACTATTTCTATCCCGATCTGCCCAAAGGTTACCAACTGTCGCAGGACAAAGGCCCCATCTGCGTAGGCGGTAGTGTACCCATACAGGCAAAAGACCCTGAAACAGGCCAACTGTATCAGACTACAATTCAGCTACATCATATTCACCTCGAAGAGGACGCCGGTAAATCCATTCACGACGGCGACGAATGGGCCACGCAGTTAGACTACAACCGCGCCGGTACCCCCCTGATCGAAATGGTTACCGATCCGTGCATTAAAACAGCGGATGAAGCCGGGCAGTATCTGACTGAAGTTCGCCGGCTGGTACGCTACCTTGATATTTGCGATGGGAATATGGAGGAAGGCTCGCTGCGTTGCGATGTAAACGTATCGATCCGACCAAAAGGCGCGACGCATTTAGGCACGAAGGTTGAAGTAAAAAACCTGAACTCAATCCGAAACGTCATGCGTGCCGTTGACAGCGAATTTCAACGCCAGGTAGCCCTGACCGAGTCAAACGGACGTATCATTCAGGAAACCCGGACGTTCGACGCAGCTACGGGTCTGAGTTATGGCATGCGCGAGAAAGAAACGATGAACGACTACCGGTATTTTCCGGACCCTGACCTGACACCGGTTACCATTTCGGATGCGTGGCTGGCCGACATTGAAGCCGCTATGCCCATGCTACCTGCGGCCCGGTTCAAGAAGTTTACCGAGCAGTACGGTCTACCGGAATACGACGCAGCCCTACTGACCGATTCGAAGGAACTGGCCGAATATTACGAAGCTGTCTGCGAAAATACGACCAGCTTCAAGATCGCGTCGAACTGGATTATGGGCCCGGTGAAAAGCCAGCTTAACGAAAAAGCCCTGCGCGATCGGCAGTTTCCGGTATCAGCTCATCGCCTGGCCGAGCTGGTTAACCTGATCGACGCGGGTACAGTGAGCCAGTCGGCGGCACAGCAGGTGTTTTCGCTGATGATCGACCAGCCGAACGTCGCTCCTGCTGATCTGGCAAATGCGCACGGTCTGGTTCAGAATCGCAATACCGATACGCTGCAAACGTTGGTAGAAGAGGTATTGGCTGCGTGGCCCGATAAGGTCATTCAGTACAAAAAAGGTAAAAAGAACCTGCTGGGTATGTTCGTCGGCGAGGTCATGAAAAAATCGAAAGGTTCGGCCGACCCCAAGCTAGTGAATGAACTGTTAACAAAGACTCTACAATCCGCATGA
- a CDS encoding phytoene/squalene synthase family protein, producing the protein MMALFNKTALECSKLITERYSTSFTLGIKTLDQKFHLPIYAIYGFVRYADEIVDTFHEYDKKTLLERFKHDTYQAIEEGISLNPVLQSFQLVVNEYKIEHELIDAFLKSMEMDLYFQDYDAVGYDEYIYGSAEVVGLMCLRVFCEGDCDEFGRLREPARKLGSAFQKVNFLRDLKSDFVDRGRTYFPNMNFKEFSRDAKQEIEDDIQRDFDDAYQGIINLPRGARMGVYLAYTYYKTLFEKIKSLPVAKIQNERIRVPNPQKIALLAQTYLKWRLNVI; encoded by the coding sequence ATGATGGCGTTATTCAACAAGACCGCACTGGAATGCAGTAAGTTAATTACGGAGCGTTACAGTACGTCGTTTACACTGGGCATCAAAACTCTCGATCAGAAGTTTCACCTGCCTATCTACGCCATCTACGGGTTTGTTCGGTATGCCGATGAAATTGTGGATACGTTCCATGAGTACGACAAGAAGACGCTGCTGGAACGTTTCAAGCACGATACGTACCAGGCTATTGAAGAGGGCATCAGCCTTAATCCCGTTCTCCAATCGTTTCAACTGGTGGTCAATGAATACAAAATCGAGCACGAACTGATCGACGCCTTTCTGAAAAGTATGGAAATGGATCTGTATTTTCAGGATTACGACGCCGTGGGATACGACGAATATATTTACGGATCAGCGGAAGTGGTTGGCCTGATGTGCCTGCGGGTGTTCTGCGAAGGCGATTGTGATGAATTTGGTCGACTGCGTGAACCGGCCCGAAAACTGGGATCAGCCTTCCAGAAAGTAAATTTCCTCCGCGATCTGAAGAGCGATTTCGTCGACCGGGGTCGTACGTACTTTCCGAACATGAACTTCAAGGAATTCAGCCGGGATGCCAAACAGGAGATTGAAGACGACATCCAGCGTGATTTCGACGACGCGTATCAGGGCATTATTAATCTGCCACGTGGTGCACGAATGGGTGTCTACCTGGCTTATACGTATTACAAGACCCTGTTTGAGAAAATTAAGTCGCTGCCGGTAGCCAAAATTCAGAATGAACGGATTCGCGTACCCAACCCGCAGAAAATTGCGTTATTAGCACAAACGTATCTTAAATGGCGTCTGAACGTCATCTAG
- the plsY gene encoding glycerol-3-phosphate 1-O-acyltransferase PlsY has protein sequence MNIALICVATVVAYLLGSIPTAVWYGQGFFGVDIRKHGSGNAGATNTFRVLGKRAGTVVMLVDVLKGYTAAMLSSLLWYFDVITTNEIMTFKIVFGMVAVIGHLYPVFADFKGGKGVASLLGMVLAVHPEMAVVCIGIFLLVVIASQYVSLGSILAALAFPVLLLLKIFGEQENPLVIAFGFVMFLVVVVTHQKNISRLWRGQENRTILIKGLRKSGKK, from the coding sequence ATGAACATCGCTTTGATTTGTGTTGCTACAGTAGTGGCCTACCTGCTGGGTTCGATTCCAACGGCAGTATGGTATGGCCAGGGATTCTTCGGGGTCGATATCCGGAAGCACGGCAGCGGAAACGCTGGTGCTACGAATACGTTCCGGGTACTGGGCAAACGGGCGGGGACAGTCGTGATGCTGGTCGACGTGCTGAAAGGCTACACGGCTGCTATGCTGTCTTCGTTACTCTGGTATTTTGACGTCATTACCACGAATGAGATTATGACGTTCAAAATCGTTTTCGGGATGGTCGCTGTTATTGGGCACCTGTACCCAGTTTTTGCTGATTTCAAAGGCGGCAAAGGGGTTGCTTCACTGCTGGGCATGGTACTGGCGGTTCATCCTGAAATGGCTGTTGTCTGCATCGGTATCTTTTTGCTGGTTGTTATCGCGTCGCAGTACGTATCGCTGGGGTCTATTTTAGCCGCGCTGGCGTTTCCGGTACTACTGCTGCTGAAGATTTTTGGTGAGCAGGAAAACCCGCTGGTGATCGCTTTTGGCTTTGTTATGTTTCTGGTTGTCGTTGTGACGCACCAGAAAAATATCAGCCGTTTATGGCGGGGCCAGGAGAATCGCACTATCCTGATTAAAGGATTGCGAAAGAGCGGTAAAAAGTAA
- a CDS encoding DUF1207 domain-containing protein: MKKTLLALLLSCQTSVLVFAQQPATRQLTPAEQKQKEKIEREVQRERQIRAEWAQKQREYEAKQAEKRARKAAKEQEKNAPKVEEKVSPAPAVNIPATEAPAPATVPAPPAPAKVKKEKRAKEVVTPEVKPEPVKEPKAPRVRRERQPKPTTSAGDSAATASGTQPEMSRPKHEFLPKGHLFEPILLDPLEAQTYGSVLPYYSTNGEKYPGSIVPFEFGFAKAFYRRTTEPGRSEELVLDLASFTQFEVFYDYQTNKQRRQIVNNDYKISFLYNIRRGDNNYRIRLYHLSSHLGDDYIYRNRITAPSPNSVNYEVIDGTYSRVVRDWRLYGGIGIGLRKAEERKRFSAQLGAFYKRPSSHAARLVGGVDMKFWQQTGFKPGIHAGIGVEVGRTQNNLTFLFEGYSGFRPYSQYETQHTNWLGIGLYLNPF; encoded by the coding sequence ATGAAAAAGACGCTGTTGGCTCTTCTGTTGAGCTGTCAGACAAGTGTTCTGGTCTTCGCTCAGCAGCCAGCTACGCGCCAGTTAACCCCGGCCGAACAAAAACAAAAAGAAAAAATTGAGCGCGAAGTTCAGCGCGAACGGCAGATTCGGGCCGAATGGGCGCAAAAACAGCGCGAATACGAAGCCAAACAGGCCGAAAAACGCGCCAGAAAAGCGGCCAAAGAACAGGAGAAAAACGCGCCGAAAGTAGAAGAAAAAGTAAGCCCGGCGCCAGCGGTGAATATACCGGCAACTGAAGCACCCGCTCCGGCAACTGTGCCCGCACCACCTGCTCCGGCTAAAGTTAAAAAGGAGAAGAGGGCAAAAGAGGTCGTTACGCCCGAGGTAAAACCGGAGCCGGTAAAAGAACCAAAGGCACCGCGTGTCCGCCGGGAAAGACAACCAAAGCCGACAACGTCGGCTGGTGATTCGGCTGCTACGGCATCTGGTACCCAGCCGGAAATGTCACGGCCCAAGCATGAGTTTCTGCCCAAGGGACATTTGTTTGAGCCAATCCTGCTTGACCCGCTGGAAGCGCAGACATACGGAAGCGTGTTGCCGTACTATTCTACGAACGGTGAGAAATATCCGGGAAGCATTGTTCCGTTTGAGTTCGGTTTTGCGAAGGCGTTCTACCGGCGGACTACAGAGCCTGGCCGTTCGGAGGAGCTTGTACTGGATCTGGCTTCATTTACGCAGTTTGAAGTCTTCTACGACTACCAGACGAACAAGCAGCGCCGTCAGATTGTGAATAACGACTACAAGATCAGCTTTCTCTACAACATCCGCCGGGGGGATAACAACTACCGGATTCGGTTGTATCACCTGTCGTCACACTTGGGTGATGACTATATCTACCGCAACCGGATTACGGCCCCATCGCCTAATTCGGTAAACTACGAAGTAATCGATGGTACGTATAGCCGCGTCGTTCGGGACTGGCGGTTGTATGGTGGCATCGGCATTGGTCTGCGTAAGGCAGAAGAGCGGAAACGGTTCAGCGCCCAGCTGGGTGCTTTCTACAAAAGACCATCGTCGCACGCAGCGCGGCTGGTGGGTGGCGTTGATATGAAGTTCTGGCAGCAGACTGGTTTCAAACCAGGTATTCATGCCGGTATTGGGGTAGAAGTAGGCCGGACGCAGAACAACCTGACCTTTTTGTTTGAAGGCTATTCAGGTTTTCGGCCTTATAGCCAGTACGAAACTCAGCACACAAACTGGCTGGGAATCGGGCTGTACCTGAATCCGTTTTGA
- a CDS encoding TlpA disulfide reductase family protein produces the protein MKNLLFGLIGTLVLSQPLAAQTTKPFTVTGKVKNATPGSYVYLEANAQPTRKIDSTKIGADNSFTLNGKVNDGGDVLVLNVGGGQKMAILVEGGETLNVVADGYRMNAKTGETGQALVTGSKNMEYYNKLMDLRTGMEARVNTWNKQVAAATEKKDNKRIAQIEQEYQAAEQEVTKKVKAMLPEMGTSMVALFALNFINIDSDFATYDEVAQRFAKENPNSPHAKSLIGRVTRIKGVMVGSKAPDITLSDTTGKTVPLSSLRGKYVLIDFWASWCGPCRAENPNVVRMYNKFKDKGFAIYSVSLDRPGDREKWVRAIRNDNLTWTHVSDLKFWQSEAAQQYGVQAIPATFLLDKDGTIIAKNLRGDALEQKLDEVLK, from the coding sequence ATGAAAAATCTGTTATTCGGTCTGATTGGCACGCTGGTCCTGAGCCAGCCTCTTGCTGCTCAGACGACCAAACCGTTTACGGTGACAGGTAAGGTGAAAAACGCTACGCCAGGCAGCTATGTCTACCTGGAAGCAAACGCGCAGCCCACCCGGAAAATCGACTCGACCAAGATTGGCGCCGACAATTCATTTACACTGAATGGTAAAGTCAACGACGGGGGCGATGTACTGGTGCTGAATGTTGGTGGGGGGCAGAAAATGGCGATTCTGGTTGAAGGGGGCGAAACGCTGAACGTGGTGGCCGATGGCTATCGCATGAATGCAAAAACGGGCGAAACGGGGCAGGCATTGGTGACAGGCTCCAAAAACATGGAGTACTATAATAAACTAATGGATCTTCGGACGGGCATGGAGGCCCGCGTCAATACCTGGAACAAGCAGGTAGCTGCTGCGACCGAGAAAAAAGATAACAAACGCATTGCCCAGATTGAACAGGAATATCAGGCCGCAGAGCAGGAGGTAACCAAAAAAGTAAAAGCCATGCTGCCCGAAATGGGGACGTCGATGGTGGCACTGTTCGCCCTCAACTTTATTAACATTGATAGTGATTTCGCTACGTATGACGAGGTTGCTCAGCGCTTTGCCAAGGAGAATCCGAACAGCCCACACGCGAAATCGCTGATTGGCCGGGTAACCCGCATCAAAGGCGTAATGGTCGGTTCGAAAGCACCGGATATTACCCTCAGCGACACGACGGGAAAAACCGTTCCTCTTTCGTCACTACGCGGTAAATATGTTTTAATCGATTTCTGGGCGAGCTGGTGTGGTCCCTGCCGGGCCGAGAACCCGAACGTTGTCCGGATGTACAACAAGTTCAAGGACAAAGGATTTGCCATTTACAGTGTCTCGCTGGATCGCCCCGGCGACCGTGAGAAATGGGTACGGGCCATTCGCAACGACAACCTCACCTGGACGCACGTATCGGATCTCAAATTCTGGCAGTCGGAAGCCGCTCAGCAGTACGGCGTGCAGGCCATCCCCGCTACGTTTCTGCTGGACAAAGACGGCACAATCATCGCTAAAAACCTCCGTGGCGATGCGCTCGAACAGAAGTTAGATGAAGTATTGAAATAA
- a CDS encoding phytoene desaturase family protein, translated as MPQRVLVIGAGFAGLSAATSLADKGYDVTILEKNSSPGGRARLFREQGFTFDMGPSWYWMPDIFENYFARFGKKPSDYYQLVRLDPSYSVIFGKNEVVDLPAGMDNLEQLFETIEPGSAPKLREFLRQASYKYDVGMNKFVWKPSRSVTEFLSLKLLFDVSRLDVLQSFASHARKFFSNPRLLEIIEFPILFLGATPENTPAMYSMMNYAEMALGTWYPMGGMHEIVKAMVSLAEEKGVKILFDQTVTKLDISQKAVKRVITNQGIFETDVVVAGADYNHIETSLVDEQYRNYDDEYWQKRVMAPSSLLFYIGVNKRIPRLKHHNLFFDEDFKLHAKEIYETPRWPSKPLFYASTPSKTDPSVAPEGCENLFLLIPVAPDLSDEEATREKYFSMIMDRLEAYVGEDIRNHIVYKRSYAHSNFKEDYNAFRGNAYGLANTLRQTAILKPSLKNKRVNNLFYTGQLTVPGPGVPPSLISGLVVADEVIKEFA; from the coding sequence ATGCCCCAGCGCGTTCTTGTTATTGGTGCCGGTTTTGCCGGTCTGTCCGCGGCAACCAGTCTTGCCGACAAAGGTTATGACGTCACGATTCTTGAAAAAAATAGCTCCCCCGGTGGTCGGGCGCGGCTTTTTCGGGAACAAGGATTTACGTTCGATATGGGTCCCAGCTGGTACTGGATGCCGGATATTTTTGAGAACTATTTTGCTCGTTTTGGCAAAAAACCATCCGACTATTACCAGCTTGTTCGCTTAGACCCTTCTTACTCGGTTATTTTCGGTAAGAACGAAGTGGTTGATCTACCGGCGGGAATGGATAACCTCGAACAGCTCTTCGAAACAATAGAGCCGGGCAGTGCGCCCAAGCTGCGGGAGTTTCTGAGGCAGGCGTCTTACAAGTACGATGTAGGCATGAATAAGTTCGTCTGGAAACCCAGCCGATCGGTTACTGAATTTTTAAGTCTGAAATTACTTTTTGACGTATCGCGGCTGGATGTACTTCAGTCGTTTGCCAGTCACGCCCGCAAATTTTTCAGTAACCCCCGTCTGCTGGAGATTATCGAGTTTCCAATTCTCTTTCTGGGAGCCACCCCCGAGAATACTCCCGCCATGTATAGCATGATGAATTATGCAGAGATGGCATTGGGCACCTGGTATCCTATGGGTGGTATGCACGAAATCGTAAAAGCCATGGTCAGCCTGGCCGAAGAGAAAGGCGTCAAAATACTCTTTGATCAGACCGTAACGAAACTCGACATATCACAGAAAGCCGTTAAGCGAGTTATCACGAATCAGGGCATTTTTGAAACGGACGTAGTGGTAGCCGGTGCTGACTACAATCATATCGAAACGAGCCTGGTTGATGAGCAATACCGTAACTACGACGATGAATATTGGCAGAAACGCGTGATGGCTCCTTCGTCGCTTCTGTTTTATATAGGTGTCAATAAACGAATTCCCCGCTTAAAGCATCATAACCTTTTCTTCGACGAGGATTTCAAGCTGCATGCCAAAGAAATTTACGAAACGCCCCGCTGGCCGAGCAAACCACTTTTCTACGCATCGACTCCGTCGAAGACCGATCCAAGTGTAGCCCCTGAAGGCTGCGAAAATCTTTTTTTGCTCATTCCGGTGGCACCAGATCTGTCTGATGAGGAGGCAACGCGCGAAAAATACTTTAGTATGATCATGGATCGACTGGAAGCGTACGTGGGTGAAGACATTCGGAATCATATTGTTTACAAACGCAGTTACGCCCACAGCAACTTCAAGGAAGATTATAATGCGTTTCGGGGAAACGCGTACGGCCTGGCTAATACGCTCCGGCAAACGGCAATTTTGAAGCCTTCTTTAAAGAACAAAAGGGTAAACAACCTGTTTTACACGGGTCAGTTGACCGTCCCCGGACCTGGAGTTCCTCCTTCGCTGATTTCCGGACTAGTCGTTGCTGACGAGGTTATTAAAGAGTTTGCTTAA